The DNA window CCTGGTCCCGGCCATGGCCGAGCAGGCCGCCCACGTCACCATGCTGCAACGCTCACCGACGTACGTGATCTCGCTGCCGTCGCGCGACGCGTTCGCCGACGCCGCGCGGCGCTGGCTGCCCCCGAAGGCCGCCTACGCGGTGGCCCGGTGGAAGAACGTCGCGCTCGGGGTGGCCAACTTCCAGCTCAGCCGGCGCGCGCCGGGGCTGGTCAAGCGGTTCCTGCGCCGGGCCGCGAAGGGCCGGCTCCCGGTCGGGTACGACGTCGACCGGCACTTCTCGCCCCGCTACGACCCCTGGGACCAGCGGCTGTGCGTGGTCCCCGACGGCGACCTGTTCACCGCGCTGGGCGAGGGACGCGCGTCGGTGGTGACCGACACCATCGATACGTTCACCGCGCACGGCATCCGGCTCACCTCCGGCGCGGAGCTGCCGGCCGACGTCGTGGTCACCGCCACCGGCCTCAACCTGCTCGCGCTCGGCGGCATGACGCTGAGCGTGGACGGGACCGACGTCGACCTCGCCACCACCATCGCCTACAAGGGCATGATGCTCTCCGGCGCGCCGAACTTCGCCATGACGATCGGCTACACCAACGCCTCCTGGACGCTGAAGGCCGACCTGGTCGCCACGTACGTCTGCCGGTTGCTGCGCCACCTCGACGACACCGGGCAGCAGATCGTCACCCCGGTCGCCCCCGAGACCGACGACCTCGTGCCGATCATCGACCTCCAGTCCGGGTACGTGCTGCGCGCCGTCGACCAGCTCCCCAAGCAGGGGCCGCACGCGCCCTGGCGGCTGCACCAGAACTATCCCCGGGACGTACGCCTGATGCGGCACGGGCCGCTCACCGACGGCGTACGGTTCGCCCGGGCCGGCGCGCCCGCCACCGCGGCGGCCGCCACCGCGGGAGGCGGCGATGCGTGACCTGGAGTTCCCCGGCGGCGTCGCGGTGCTCACCGGCGCCGCGAGCGGCATCGGCGCGGCGCTGGCCCACGGCCTGGCCCGGCGCGGCGCCGACCTGGTCCTGCTCGACCGGGACGCCGACGGACTGGCCGCGGTGGTCGCGGCGATCCGGGCCGCCCACCCGGACCGGCGCGTCGAGACCCACCTGGTCGACCTCGCCGACGCCGGCGCCACCGACCGCGTCGCCGCCGAGATCCGGCGCGCCAACCCCCGGATCCGGCTGCTGGTCAACAACGCCGGCGTCGCGCTGGGCGGCCGGTTCGACCAGGTCACGCTGGACGAGTTCCTCTGGGTCGTCGAGATCAACTTCCGGGCCGTGGTGCGGTTGACCCACACGCTGCTGCCCGCGCTCAAGGCCGAGCCGGGCGCCCACCTGGTCAACGTGTCCAGCCTGTTCGGCCTCATCGCCCCCGCCGGGCAGGCCGCGTACTCGGCCAGCAAGTTCGCCGTGCGCGGGTTCACCGAGGCGGTGCGGCACGAGCTGGTCGACGACGGGATCGGCGTCACCTCGGTGCACCCCGGCGGCATCCGGACCCGGATCGCCGCCCGCGCCCGGGTCGGCAGCGGCGTCCCGGTCGAGGAGTACGAGGCCGGCCGCCGGCAGTTCGAGAAGCTGCTCACCATCGACCCGGCCACCGCCGCCGAGGTGATCCTGAACGGCGCGCGGCGGCGTCGCGGCCGGGTGCTGATCGGCTGGTCGGCGAAGCTGCCCGACCTGCTCGCCCGGATCGCCCCCGCCGGCTACGGCCGGGTGCTGGCGCTGGGCATGCGCTCCCGCCCGGCCCGGGTGCCGGGTCCCCGAGCCGGGGCGGACGAGCCGGCCGCGCCGGTCCCGCCGCCGGCCGGCGAGGCGGTCGCCCCGGAGCCCGGACGCCCGGCGTGACGGTCGGGCTGCCGCCCGCCGACGAGCGCGCCGTCGGCGGGCGGCCCACGCGCTGCCGGATCACCGGCGACGGGCCGCCCGTGGTGCTGCTGCACGGCATCGGCCGTACCCTCGATGACTTCACCGCGCTGCACACGGCGCTGGCCCGCGACCACCGGGTCCTCGCGGTGGACCTGCCCGGCCACGGCGGCTCCGCACCGCTGGACCGACCGCACACGCTGCCCGCGCTGGCCGGCGCCGTCACCGCGTTCCTCGACGCCGCGGGCGTCACCGGCCCGGTCCACCTGGTGGGCAACTCCCTCGGCGGCGCGGTCGCCATGCGCCTGGCCGCCGACGCGCCGCACCGGGTGGCCGACCTGGCGCTGCTCAACAGCGCCGGCTTCGGCCGGGAGGTGACCGTGGCGCTGCGGCTGCTCGCGGTGCCCCCGCTGGCCCGGCTGCTGCTGCGCCCGCACCCGGCGATCGCCCGCCGCACCGAGCGGGCGATCTTCGTCGACCCCGCGTACGTCACGGACGAGCGGATCGCCACCGCGCTCGCCGTGGCCCGGCAGCCGCACGCCGCCCGGGTGATGCGGGAGCTGGTCCGCGACCTGGGCACCTGGCGCGGGGTACGCGAGCGGTGGCGCGCCGAGCTGCTCGACGCGGTGGCCGCGCTCGACCTGCCCACGCTGCTGGTCTGGGGCGACCGCGACCTGATCCTGCCCGCCGCGCACCTGACGTACGCGCGCAGCCGACTGCCCGGGGCGCGGACCCACCTGTTCCGCGACACCGGCCACATGCCGCAGATCGAGCGCACCGCAGCGGTCGAGGCCCTGCTGCGTGACCTCTGGGTGGCGTCCACCTAGATCCCCGGAGGGCGCACGCACGCCACCGCGCCCACCGGCGGCCCGCCCGCCGTCCGGCGGCAGCTCGCCGACGCTTCCACCGGTCGGTGGTGGTCTTCGCCGTCACCGCCGTGGTCTGGGCGGTGGTGCCGGCCTGGCCCGGTCGCGCCCCGCACCCGTTGCCGGTGGTGGTGGGCGCGGTCAACGGTCCCGGCTCGGCGACGGCCGGGGCACTCCGGATCGCGACGCCGGGCCGACCGTGATGATCGGCGGTAGGTTCGGCGGTGGGGACCGAACGAAGGAGAATCTCTTGAGCCAGGAAGTCCGGGGAGTCGTGTCGCGGCGCAAGGGCGCGCCGGTGGAGGTCACCACGATCGTGGTGCCCGACCCGGGGCCGGGCGAGGCGGTGGTTCGTGTCCAGTCCTGCGGCGTCTGCCACACCGACCTGCACTACCGTGAGGGCGGCATCAACGACGACTACCCGTTCCTGCTCGGTCACGAGGCCGCCGGCGTCGTGGAGCAGGTGGGCGACGGCGTCACCGACGTGGCCCCGGGCGACTTCGTGGTGCTCAACTGGCGGGCCGTCTGCGGCCAGTGCCGCGCCTGCCGGCGCGGCCGACCCTGGTACTGCTTCGCCACCCACAACGCCGCGCGGAAGATGACCCTGACCGACGGCACCGAGCTGACGCCCGCGCTGGGCATCGGCGCGTTCGCGGAGAAGACGCTCGTGCACGCCGGCCAGTGCACCAAGGTCGACCCGTCCGCCCGCCCGGCCGCCGTCGGCCTCCTCGGCTGCGGCGTCATGGCCGGCCTCGGCGCGGCCATGAACACCGGCAACGTGGCCCGGGGCGACTCCGTCGCGGTGATCGGCTGCGGTGGCGTCGGCGACGCGGCGGTGGCAGGCGCGGCCCTGGCCGGCGCGACCACGATCGTCGCGGTGGACACCGACTCCCGCAAGCTCGACCGGGCGCGGACGTTCGGCGCCACGCACACCGTCGACGCCTCCTCCGACGACCCGGTCGAGGCGATCCGCGCCGCCACCGGCGGGTTCGGCGCAGACGTGGTGATCGACGCGGTGGGCCGCCCGGAGACCTGGAAGCAGGCCTTCTACGCGCGCGACCTCGCCGGCACCGTCGTGCTGGTCGGCGTGCCCACCCCGGAGATGACCGTCGACCTGCCGCTGCTCGACGTGTTCGGGCGTGGCGGGGCGCTCAAGTCCAGCTGGTACGGCGACTGCCTGCCCAGCCGGGACTTCCCGATGCTCACCGAGCTGTACCGGCAGGGCCGGCTCGACCTGGACGCCTTCGTCACCGAGGAGATCGCCCTCGACCAGGTCGAGGAGGCGTTCGCCCGGATGCACCACGGCGACGTGCTGCGCTCGGTGGTGGTCTTCCCGTGACCGCCCGGGTGGACCACGCCGTCACCTCCGGCACGTTCTCGTTGGACGGGCAGACGTTCGACGTCGACAACAACGTCTGGGTGATCGGCGACGACGCCGAGTGCGTGGTGGTCGACGCGCCGCACGACGTGGCCGCCGTCCTCGCCGTCGTCGGTGACCGTCGCGTGCTCGCCATCCTGGCCACCCATGCCCACGACGACCACGTCCGGGTCGCCCCCGCGCTGGCCCGCGCCACCGGCGCGCCGGTGCTGCTGCATCCCGCCGACCGGGTGCTGTGGGACCAGGTCCATCCGGACACGCCGCCCGACGGCGACCTCACCGACGGGCAGACGGTGACCGTGGGCGGCACCACGGTGCGGGTCCTGCACACGCCGGGGCACAGCCCGGGGGCGTGCAGCCTGTACGCCCCGGAACTGGACGCCGTCTTCACCGGCGACACCCTCTTCGCCGGCGGCCCGGGCGCGACCGGTCGCTCGTTCAGCGACTTCGGCACCATCGTCGAGTCCATCCGCACCCGGCTGCTGACCCTGCCGCCGGAGACGGTGGCGCATCCCGGGCACGGCGCGGACACCAGCATCGGCGCGGAGGCGCCGCACCTGGACGAGTGGATCGCCCGCGGCCACTGAGCCGTGCCGGCCACGCCCCGGCCGGGTCGCCGGACCGGCCCGCGTCGCGGGCCCGGCTCGCCAGCGTCGACGGCCGCGCGCCCGACGAGGCGTGGCGCCGGCCGGCGGGTCTTCCGGCCGGGGACGTACGGTTGTCCGGCACCTGGCGGGAGGAGGCGCTGCCGTCCGACGCCGAACGACACCACGTGCGGCCGCCGTGGTCGGCGCTGTCCACGCTGGACCGACCGACCGCCCTGGACCACCTGCTGCGCCAGTTCGGTGCCACCGGCGGCGACGGGCACGTGCTCGTGCGCCTCGGCGCGGTCGGTCACCGGTAACCGCCTGGACCCGGTACCCGGGGCCCGCGATACTCGCCTGATGCCCGGACCGACCCTGACCGCCGCGCAGTCCGCCGCCCTGCGACACGTGCGCGACGTCGCCCTGCGGAGCCGGCCGGCGGCGCTCGCCGCGATCACGGCCCACCTCGCCGGTTCCGGTGCCGGGGTCAGGTACGAGGAACTCGTCGCGGCCGTGGCCGGCCACGGCCGGTTGACCGTCAACTTCCACCCCGACCGGCTGCTGCGCGACGGTCGTTCCGTGGTCGAGGCGCTCGACGCGGAGGGCGTCTACCGCAGTCAGTTCTCCACCGGCATCGGTAACGGCGGCCTGACCGCCTTCCCCGGTGGTGACC is part of the Micromonospora sp. WMMD980 genome and encodes:
- a CDS encoding alpha/beta fold hydrolase, producing MTVGLPPADERAVGGRPTRCRITGDGPPVVLLHGIGRTLDDFTALHTALARDHRVLAVDLPGHGGSAPLDRPHTLPALAGAVTAFLDAAGVTGPVHLVGNSLGGAVAMRLAADAPHRVADLALLNSAGFGREVTVALRLLAVPPLARLLLRPHPAIARRTERAIFVDPAYVTDERIATALAVARQPHAARVMRELVRDLGTWRGVRERWRAELLDAVAALDLPTLLVWGDRDLILPAAHLTYARSRLPGARTHLFRDTGHMPQIERTAAVEALLRDLWVAST
- a CDS encoding NAD(P)/FAD-dependent oxidoreductase, whose amino-acid sequence is MASEHVDVLIVGAGLSGIGAAVHLGRECPGKTYAVLEARGAIGGTWDLFRYPGVRSDSDMYTLGYSFKPWTDPKAIADGESIRRYVRETAREYGVREHIRFHHRVTRAEWDSATARWTVHAHRDDTGEDTVLTCGFLFTNSGYYRYDEGYTPRLPGVERFAGTLVHPQHWPERLDYAGRRVVVIGSGATAVTLVPAMAEQAAHVTMLQRSPTYVISLPSRDAFADAARRWLPPKAAYAVARWKNVALGVANFQLSRRAPGLVKRFLRRAAKGRLPVGYDVDRHFSPRYDPWDQRLCVVPDGDLFTALGEGRASVVTDTIDTFTAHGIRLTSGAELPADVVVTATGLNLLALGGMTLSVDGTDVDLATTIAYKGMMLSGAPNFAMTIGYTNASWTLKADLVATYVCRLLRHLDDTGQQIVTPVAPETDDLVPIIDLQSGYVLRAVDQLPKQGPHAPWRLHQNYPRDVRLMRHGPLTDGVRFARAGAPATAAAATAGGGDA
- a CDS encoding MBL fold metallo-hydrolase, with translation MTARVDHAVTSGTFSLDGQTFDVDNNVWVIGDDAECVVVDAPHDVAAVLAVVGDRRVLAILATHAHDDHVRVAPALARATGAPVLLHPADRVLWDQVHPDTPPDGDLTDGQTVTVGGTTVRVLHTPGHSPGACSLYAPELDAVFTGDTLFAGGPGATGRSFSDFGTIVESIRTRLLTLPPETVAHPGHGADTSIGAEAPHLDEWIARGH
- a CDS encoding SDR family NAD(P)-dependent oxidoreductase, giving the protein MRDLEFPGGVAVLTGAASGIGAALAHGLARRGADLVLLDRDADGLAAVVAAIRAAHPDRRVETHLVDLADAGATDRVAAEIRRANPRIRLLVNNAGVALGGRFDQVTLDEFLWVVEINFRAVVRLTHTLLPALKAEPGAHLVNVSSLFGLIAPAGQAAYSASKFAVRGFTEAVRHELVDDGIGVTSVHPGGIRTRIAARARVGSGVPVEEYEAGRRQFEKLLTIDPATAAEVILNGARRRRGRVLIGWSAKLPDLLARIAPAGYGRVLALGMRSRPARVPGPRAGADEPAAPVPPPAGEAVAPEPGRPA
- a CDS encoding S-(hydroxymethyl)mycothiol dehydrogenase gives rise to the protein MSQEVRGVVSRRKGAPVEVTTIVVPDPGPGEAVVRVQSCGVCHTDLHYREGGINDDYPFLLGHEAAGVVEQVGDGVTDVAPGDFVVLNWRAVCGQCRACRRGRPWYCFATHNAARKMTLTDGTELTPALGIGAFAEKTLVHAGQCTKVDPSARPAAVGLLGCGVMAGLGAAMNTGNVARGDSVAVIGCGGVGDAAVAGAALAGATTIVAVDTDSRKLDRARTFGATHTVDASSDDPVEAIRAATGGFGADVVIDAVGRPETWKQAFYARDLAGTVVLVGVPTPEMTVDLPLLDVFGRGGALKSSWYGDCLPSRDFPMLTELYRQGRLDLDAFVTEEIALDQVEEAFARMHHGDVLRSVVVFP